A single Nicotiana tabacum cultivar K326 chromosome 5, ASM71507v2, whole genome shotgun sequence DNA region contains:
- the LOC142180907 gene encoding uncharacterized protein LOC142180907, producing MGAPLNFEEGQSTYRPPRFNSQYYGWWKTSMHDFIMDENSELWEVICDGPFFPTKNLGDPAVVIPKTRKEFNGADRNAIEKNFQAKKILVCGIGTDEYNRILACQLAKEIWEALQTAHEGTTQVNSIKN from the coding sequence ATGGGTGCTCCTCTAAACTtcgaagaaggtcaatctacgtATAGACCTCCTAGATTCAACAGtcaatactatgggtggtggaaaaCTAGCATGCATGACTTTATAATGGATGAAAACTCTGAGTTATGGGAAGTAATATGTGATGGACCCTTTTTCCCTACAAAGAACCTTGGCGATCCAGCTGTAGTCATTCCCAAGACAAGGAAAGAATTCAATGGCGCTGATAGAAATGCCATAGAAAAGAATTTtcaagcaaagaaaattcttgtgtGTGGTATTGGCACTGATGAATATAATAGGATATTAGCTTGTCAATTAGCAAAAGAGATCTGGGAGGCTCTTCAGACAGCTCACGAGGGAACAACTCAGGTGAATTCAATCAAAAATTGA